TGTTGTAAACAATCTGCAACTTCTTTGCGAGTCTCGGATAAATGGATTTGGATGGGCACTTGCAGTTCCTTGGAAAGTTCGGCAATCCCCCGCAAGTATTCAGGAGGACATGTATAAGGCGCATGCGGACCAAGCATCGTTCGAATTCTGCCGTTTGCATATCCTTCATATTTGCCCACGAATTCCACCGCTTCCTGTTTTGCCGACTCCCCTTTCTCCCCAAATCCGATGAGTCCGCGCGACAGTACCGCACGCATCCCGGATTGCTCAACAGCCAGCGCCACTTGCTCTTCAAAAAAATACATATCGGTAAAACAGGTCGTACCCGATTTCAACATTTCTAATATGCCCAATTGCGTACCGACATAAATATCTTCTGCCGTCAATTGATCTTCCAGCGGCCAGATCTTGTTTTGCAGCCATTCCTGCAACGGCAAATCATCCGCATATCCGCGCAGCAAAGCCATCGCCGCATGTCCATGCGTATTGATCAGTCCAGGCATCACAACACAGCCGCCGGCGTCGATCACTTGATCAAAGCGATCTTTGGCATCTTGCCACTCGCCGCTGCCGATTTTTTCGATGTAGGAACCGTTCGTAACAATATACCCGTTTTCGATGATTGCGGCAGTCGCCGAAGCGACTATCGCGGCATGTTCGATCAATAATTTCATAATCCCATGACTCCTCTGCCATTCCTATATCTACATTTATGCTTTTACCAGTTGTTTCATCGCTTCGCTATTTGGGCGATGGATTACGCCGTTTTCCGTAATGATTGCAGTGATCAACCGATGCGGCGTCACATCAAATGCCGGATGCAGTGCATCAACTCCAAGCGGAGCCACCCGTTGTCCGCCAAACGTCAGAACTTCTTCGCTGGAGCGTTGTTCGATCTCGATAGCTTCACCCGTTGTCATGCTCCAATCGATGGTTGACATCGGCGCAGCAACATAGAACGGTATCCTGTGGGCATTGGCAAGGACCGCCAAGGAATAGGTGCCGATTTTATTGGCTGTATCTCCATTGCTTGCCACCCGATCGGCGCCGACAATTACAAGATCCACCATGTTTTGCTGCATCAAATAGCCGGCCATACTGTCTGTGACAATCGTTACAGGAATATGTTCCGCTTGCAGCTCAAACGCGGTCAACCGGGCGCCCTGCAAATAGGGGCGAGTTTCATCCGCATACACTTGACTGACTTTGCCTTTGGCAAATGCGGAACGGATTACCCCAAGGGCCGTTCCGTATTCGACCGTTGCCAGTGTGCCCGTATTGCAATGCGTCAATATCCTTGCATCTGACGGAATCAGCGTTTCTCCGTTCTCGCCGATTTTGCGATTGACGACGATATCTTCCCGCGCAATCGCCTCTGCTTCATCAACCAATCGACGCACGAATTCTTCTGTCGCAAGAGGCAAGTTCAGAATGCCCCGCATGCGCTCGATGGCCCAAAATAAATTCACGGCGGTCGGCCGTGTCTGACTCATCTGATCCAGGACTTCATTCATACTCTTGACAAAGTCTTCCGCATTGAAATGCTTGCGTTCCTGTGCGGCGATTGCAATGCCATATGCGGCAGCCGCGCCGATCGCCGGCGCGCCGCGGACGTTCATATCGACGATGCAACGCGCCACTTCTTTCGCAGTCGTACAATGGATCCAGCGTTCTTCCTGCGGCAGTTTTGTCTGATCCAGTATATCGATTGACGTACCGTAAAACTTTAATGATTGTAACATCGGCGTTCTCCCAATCCTGACTATTTTGCCAACGATCCCAACTCATGCAGAGCATGTGGGCATTGACAGGTTCTTTCCCCTGACGAATCTTCGATCACTTGATAAAACAGTTCGCGAACGTTTGCCACATTTGCCTGCATGACTTCCATAACTTCCCGGTGTGTCAAAGCTTCCTTCGAAATGCCGGCACAGTAATTGGTCACCATGGCAACAGTGGCATAGCACATTTCCTGCTCCTTTGCCAGCACCACTTCGGGAACGGAAGTCATGCCGACAACATCGCCGCCAAAGCCGGCAAACATCCGAATCTCTGCAGGCGTCTCAAAACGCGGTCCTTCTGTGCATACATAGGTTCCTGATGCCTGCAGGACAATCCCCAAACAGTCGGCAGCTTTGGACACTTCTCCTCGCAACCGTCCGCAATACGGGTCAGTCATATCAATATGAACAACCCCTTGTTCCCCTTCAAAAAATGTGACAGGCCGCTGTTTCGTAAAATCGATAAATTGGTCGACAAGCACCAAAGACCCCGGTTGCAACCCTGCGTGCAATGAGCCAACGGCAGCAGTTGCCAATATTTGTTGCACGCCGATCGACCGCAATGCCCAAATATTCGCCCGGTAATTGACTTTATGCGGCGGCACCGCATGTCCTTTTCCATGCCTTGGCATAAAAGCAACCGTTTTTCCTTGCAGTCGGCCAATGTGTAAAGAAACATCTCCATACGGCGTTGCGATCGAGTGTTGCTTGGGCTGCTCCAACAAATCCGGTTGGTAAACGCCCGTTCCGCCGATAATCCCATAGCTTGCCTGTGTTTGTATTGTACTCATGTTCATTGCTCCAATATGTAAAGTAAATGTGTATATGTGTTCAAATGCCTTTCGATCAGTTATGGTATCATTTAACCAAAAACGTCGAAACAAAGTCAATACGCCGTTCTTTTTCGTGTTTCAATCATTCATTCCGGACGACGCGCAGAAGAATCGCGGTTTGGATGCAGGTATGCAAATAAATGGACGAACGCAAACAGACCAGGCAGCCGCACACAACCTGGTCTGAAACGATAGCAAAACAAGCAAAACGAAAAATCCGTATCGTATTGAAATCTTCCTATTAGAGGATGTTCAAAAAGCAGTCAAAACTTTCTTTTTTGAACACGCACGATTACAAATAATAGGCAAGACTTTGCAACTCTGTCGTCAAATCCGCGTTGCGCAAATGAACATTGGCGGGTACCTTGAGCGTGACAGGCGCAAAATTCAAGATGGTTCGAACACCGGCAGCGACAAGTTTGTTCACGACTTCCTGTGCAGCAAATGCAGGAACTGTAATAATTCCCATCTCAATCTCTTGTTTTGCGACGATCGCTGACAATTCATCCAAATGATAGATATTCATGGCGCCGATGCTTGTACCCACTTTTTTCGGATCTGTATCAAAGATGGCCGTAATCGTCAGGTTTTCTTTTAAATACTGATTATAATTGCTGATGGCAATCCCAAGATGTCCTGCCCCTACAAGAGCCACTCGAATGGTACGATCCAGTTTCAAGATCTGTTTGATTTTTTCTATTAAGTAAATGACTTCATACCCGATGCCTTTTCGCCCAAATTCGCCAAAATATGCAAGATCTTTCCGAATTTGAGCCGGATTCATGTCTAATTTTTGCCCTAGTTCATGAGAGGATACCGTCCGGATATTCATATCGAACAAATGTTGCAAATACCTCAGATAAATCGGTAATCTTCGTACAACTGCTTCTGATATTTTTGGAGTTTTGGATTGCAGACTAACCCCCTCCTATACCCTGACATCCGAATGCAAACGCATTTCCATTACCATCGTACATTTGATGGTTCCTGTTCGTCAAATGATTTTTCCATTTTTTCGCTTTCTGCAAAGCAAGAGCTGCAGTCGTTTACGGCCGCAGCCAATGATAGACAGCCGCATAGATTTCCCGTCTTGTCCCTTGAAACATGCGCGGCTTGGGAAGGGATTGGATAAATCGTTTGCCATAGGAAGAATCGACAATTCTTCGATCAAATACGACAACAGCACCGACATCTTGCGTGGAGCGAACCAATCTGCCAAATCCCTGCTTGAAGCGTACAATGGCTTGCGGTACCGCATATTCAGAAAATGCGTTATGGCCTTTTGCTTTCAGCAGTTCTGTACGGGCTTCGATGACCGGATGATTCGGCGGCCAGAAAGGCAGGCGGACAATTGCCAGACAGGACAACTGCTCGCCTGGAATATCCACACCTTCCCAGAAGCTGCTCGTCCCGAATAACACCGCTTGTTCATGATTTTTAAATGTCTGGATTAAATGATGGCGATTGGAACTATTGATCCCTTGTGCGAATAACGCAATCCCGAATTGTTGAAAGGCGTCAAAGGATTGTTTGTAAACTTCATGCATCATTTTATAGGATGTGAACAGGACGAGCATTCGTCCTTTGCTGATACGGCCAAGCTTGACCAGCGTGTCACATAATTCCCGTATAAACAGTTCCGGCTCCTCTGTCATGCCCGGCATGTCTGTCGGCACACATAATAACGCCTGCTCGGAATAGCGAAAGGGCGATTCAACCGTTAATGTTTGCAACTCTTCTTCTTTTTGCGATCGCAAAAGACCAAGTCGCTGCACAGCATGTTGGAATCCTTTGTTGACAGTAAACGTAGCAGATGTCAGAATAATGGACTGCTTTTTCGAAAAAAGCATTTGATCAAGCAGCGGACCAACATCAATCGGTGCTGTATAGATACCGACAATCCCTTTATGGCCTCTGTCTTCACGTTCAATCCATGTGACCGTATTTTCATCTGTTGCCTGGTAGAAGTTGGTCATATCTTCCCAGATCCGGTCAACTTCCTTCGCCAATCCGATCGCATCCTCGATCATGCCTTCCAATTCTTCCGATTCCAGGTCCTCTAGTCCTGCTTCCAGTCCTTTGATATGTTTGCGCAAAGACTGCAGTGTCACTTGAAAGTTATCGAAGGACAAGCCGATCGGCTGCCAACTTTCTTCCTTGCGGTCATTTGCGCGGATGCGCAGCACAGAACGTCCGCCGTCTGATGACCCGGTATGGCTTGCCACAAATTGGGACAAAAGGTCAAACATCTCCTCAGTTGCTTGGCGCAGAGTCAAACAATCTTGCATGACAGAATCGATTTTGTTTGTCCATGCCGCCATTCGTTCCGGCTCTGTATGAAACACGCGTGTGAACGTTTGTTTAAGCAAAGGCAATTGGCCTGTTTTCCCATCTTTGTGCAAACGGTTCAATATGCCCATGACGCGATAATAATGGATTTCCGTTCCGAGATGTTTGGTTGCACCGTCTTCCAAATGATGTGCCTCATCGAAAATTAAGTGGTCGTATCCCGGCAAAATGTTATGGTCTGCTTTTAAATCGGTCAGAACAAGGGAATGATTGGTAATGACGACATCAGCGCCACTTGCAGCCGCCTTGGCACGATGATAATAACAATATTTAAACCACGGGCATTTTTTGTTAATGCAAGTTTCCGCTTCGCTCTGGATTTGCGCCCACAGCTCCTGTCCATCAAACGAGAGCGGAAGTTCTTCTCTGTCGCCGGCTGGCGTATCTTTTAGCCACACGAGCATTTTCATCAGAAACGCCGCTATGTTTTTGTCAGAAAGAAGCCCAAGTGTATTCAATGATGTCGCTACTTTACGCATGCACACGTAATTGTTCCGGCCTTTCAGCACCGCAAATTGTACGGGAAGCTGCAGGAGTTGTTCGACTAAGGGAACGTCCCGCTCCAACAACTGTGTTTGCAGATGAATGGTATGCGTGGCGACAATGACTTTTTCATCAGAACTTGCGGCAAACTGTGCGGCCGGAATCAAATACGCAAGCGATTTCCCAGTGCCAGTGCCCGCTTCTACAATCAAATGCTGACCATCGTTCAGCGCCAGTGCTACCTGGTGAAGCATTTCCAACTGTCCTTGCCGCGGCTGGTAGGAGGGAAACAGTTGCTTCATCGGTCCATCTGCTGCCATAGAATCCAGGCAATCACTGACGACAAATGGAACAGACTCCCTTTCTGTTTTCTCTTGAATGACTCGCTCCCGGAATAACAATTGTTGAATGATTTGACGGCCTTCTGGCGCTTGCAGATGTGTAAGAGAGGAAGTTTTTTGAAAAATCGTTTGCACGACCAGATGGTAACCGGAATCTACCATAGACGATAGTTCCATGATCTGCTGCAGCAGAAGATAGGGCCATTCAGCAATCGTATGCTGGATCATTTGAAAAACATTGATGACGATATCTGCTTCATCCAAATGTTCCGGATTTAACGAATGGCTGCGCTGTAGTTGCTCCACGACATCTGAAAATGACTGAAACTGCATGGCAGGCCAAACGTATGCCGCCACTGTCGGGAGATGAATGAAGGCATTGCTTGGAAATGTATACCCCTCATCTTCACACCAGGTCCGTATCATATGAATCATTTCCAAATCGCAGGCGGTCACCATAGGATACTGTTGCGTCATCTTTAAAAACTGACTCGCATCGCCATGATGTTCCGAAAAGGAGCACTGTTCCACGATCTGCTCCTGTTTCACAATTCCCACGGTAAATGTCCAATGCTCCGTTTGGGCATCTCTTGCCATTGGTTCTTGCCATATAAGCACTGAGTAGCAGTCTAACATACAACCCACCTTTATAAAGAAAACTTGGCTTCGCCAAGCTTTTCGGCGAAGCCACAAAAGGCGAACCACGGAGGTTCACCATATCTTGTACGATTCGGAACGCATACATTTTAGAGGTCGATCGCGCAAAACTCTTTTCCGTCATTTTCAAATCGATTGTGGCTGAAGCTCCCCGCATTTGCTCCAATACTCTTGCGCACGTTCATGATCTCCCATAAAATAATGGTTTAATCCTTTATAGAATAAAGTCTCAACCGCATGACTGTCAAATCCCAAGGCAGCATTCAAATATCGCATGGACTGTTCGTACTGTTTTTGCGCCATTGCGATCCGGCCCAAATGAACCAGCGCGATGCGTTTGATATTCGGATCTTTATTGCGTACCACGCGATGCAATAGATCTCTCGCGGCGGAAGCTTCCCCCAACTCGCCATAAATATGGGAAAGACCAATCAGTCCATAGGGTTCTGCCGCATGATACCGCAATAACGTCTCAAATACCTTTTGTGCTTTTTGCAGTTCCCCCTGTTGTATCAAAAGCCAACCAAAATAAAATAACCCTTCTTTGCTTTTCGGTTGGATGCTTAAGTGTTTTTGCACAAATGCCCGGGCCTTATCCGTGTTTCCTCGCCATAACGCAATCCATCCCAATCCGGAATACGCCCGTCCACATGCAGGATCAAAGGATAAGGCTTTTTGATAGCTTTTTATAGCTTCTTCGTAATTTCCAAGCTCAAGTTCCAGTTCTGCCAATAAGCAAACAAAATCGGAGCGCTCCGGCTGCCGCTGCACCAACTGCAGCGCATACCCTTTACCCTCATCCGCGTACCCTAAGAACCGCCATAATTTGGCACATAATTCGCCTGCTTCCAAATCTTCCAGATTGGAGCGAAATGCTTGCATAAATTGTTGCAGCGCCTGCACGTATTTTCCCGTTTTAAAATGGCAAACACCCAAATTAAAAGACAGGTCTTTTAATTCCGGCATGATCTCCTGCGCCCGGGAAAAATGCCGAATCGCATCGCCATACTGACGTTCCTGCGCCTCCAAAACGCCTTTTGCCTGATATACAGTCGCTAATACAAGGGGTTCATTCGCCACATGTTGTAAAAGTTTTAGATGTCTGCGCGCCTCCTCACGTCTCCCCTGCATCACACAGGCGACGGCCAGATACATGCGGGCAATAGTCGAATGGTCTTGATTCTGTGCGACGGCATGTTCAAATTCCCGGATTGCTTCCGGATACATCAACAATTGAAAAAACCCTACACCTTTTTGAAAGGAACGGACGTGTAAAGACGTTTCCAACGGTTCGTGAAACTTGGCTATCGATCCTTTGGGAATCGGAGTTGACATATGTTTTGTCAAAAACTGATTCCATTCCGATGTGGAAGAATCGGACACTTCGGCTGCAGTTGTCGATGCAAATTGATCCAACTGATATGTTTCAATAATGTCTGAACAATGTTCGTCAAAGTCGATCCATTTTTCCAGAAAACTGTCGCAAACATTCCGCAGCGCGAATAATTCTTCCGCCAAATACAGTTTTTGATCAGCGTCAGCCGTTTGCAGCTGTTGTTGAATTCTGCCAACTGCACGTTCGAGAAGTTCAAATTGCTTTTTAAACATAAAGATCCCCCAAAAAGCGATATCTTTTTGGTAGTATGCTCTATTTTTGCTTTGCTTTATACCGTCTGTCCATGTTTTTCCTCAATAATTTCCGCAATCGTGTTATCTTCATTCATCAAAGCAATCATTGGCTTAAAATTCGGCAACTCCTTATCATCGACCAAGGCATAGGAAATAATGATCACAATATCCCCTTCCTGCACCAATCGGGCTGCCGCACCGTTCAGACAAATCACTCCGGAGCCCCGCGGGCCTTTGATCACGTAAGTTTCCAAACGAGCGCCATTGTTATTGTTGACAATTTGCACTTTTTCATTAGGCAGAATATCAACAGCTTCCAAAATCTCTTCATCGATGGTGATACTCCCGACGTAATTCAAGTTTGCTTCTGTCACGCGGGCACGGTGGATTTTTGCTTTCATCATTGTACGCAACATCAATTTCACCCCCAAATCAAACATTTCACTTTTGAATTTCAACGCGGAAACGGATACCATTTTTTATCCCATTGTATACAACTAAACTCTGCAAGCTAAAGCGGCGGAGCTTCCAGCAAACAATTGTCGATCAAGCGCGTGTTCCCAAAGCGAACAGCCAATGCCAAAAGGCCTGTCCCTGTCAAAGCGGTTAGAGACTGGAACGTCTCCGGATCCCGAATTTCCACGTAATCGATTCTTGCCAACGGCTGTTCTTGAATTTGCTTGAGTACCGCAGCGCGAATCGTAGACGCGTCCCTTTCCCCCGCCCCCGCCATTCGCTGTGCCAACTGCAAGGACTTGTTTAAGGATAACGCTTGTTGCCGCT
Above is a window of Fodinisporobacter ferrooxydans DNA encoding:
- a CDS encoding redox-sensing transcriptional repressor Rex, coding for MQSKTPKISEAVVRRLPIYLRYLQHLFDMNIRTVSSHELGQKLDMNPAQIRKDLAYFGEFGRKGIGYEVIYLIEKIKQILKLDRTIRVALVGAGHLGIAISNYNQYLKENLTITAIFDTDPKKVGTSIGAMNIYHLDELSAIVAKQEIEMGIITVPAFAAQEVVNKLVAAGVRTILNFAPVTLKVPANVHLRNADLTTELQSLAYYL
- a CDS encoding tetratricopeptide repeat protein — encoded protein: MFKKQFELLERAVGRIQQQLQTADADQKLYLAEELFALRNVCDSFLEKWIDFDEHCSDIIETYQLDQFASTTAAEVSDSSTSEWNQFLTKHMSTPIPKGSIAKFHEPLETSLHVRSFQKGVGFFQLLMYPEAIREFEHAVAQNQDHSTIARMYLAVACVMQGRREEARRHLKLLQHVANEPLVLATVYQAKGVLEAQERQYGDAIRHFSRAQEIMPELKDLSFNLGVCHFKTGKYVQALQQFMQAFRSNLEDLEAGELCAKLWRFLGYADEGKGYALQLVQRQPERSDFVCLLAELELELGNYEEAIKSYQKALSFDPACGRAYSGLGWIALWRGNTDKARAFVQKHLSIQPKSKEGLFYFGWLLIQQGELQKAQKVFETLLRYHAAEPYGLIGLSHIYGELGEASAARDLLHRVVRNKDPNIKRIALVHLGRIAMAQKQYEQSMRYLNAALGFDSHAVETLFYKGLNHYFMGDHERAQEYWSKCGELQPQSI
- the panD gene encoding aspartate 1-decarboxylase; the protein is MLRTMMKAKIHRARVTEANLNYVGSITIDEEILEAVDILPNEKVQIVNNNNGARLETYVIKGPRGSGVICLNGAAARLVQEGDIVIIISYALVDDKELPNFKPMIALMNEDNTIAEIIEEKHGQTV
- the mtnP gene encoding S-methyl-5'-thioadenosine phosphorylase, whose translation is MSTIQTQASYGIIGGTGVYQPDLLEQPKQHSIATPYGDVSLHIGRLQGKTVAFMPRHGKGHAVPPHKVNYRANIWALRSIGVQQILATAAVGSLHAGLQPGSLVLVDQFIDFTKQRPVTFFEGEQGVVHIDMTDPYCGRLRGEVSKAADCLGIVLQASGTYVCTEGPRFETPAEIRMFAGFGGDVVGMTSVPEVVLAKEQEMCYATVAMVTNYCAGISKEALTHREVMEVMQANVANVRELFYQVIEDSSGERTCQCPHALHELGSLAK
- a CDS encoding helicase C-terminal domain-containing protein, which produces MLDCYSVLIWQEPMARDAQTEHWTFTVGIVKQEQIVEQCSFSEHHGDASQFLKMTQQYPMVTACDLEMIHMIRTWCEDEGYTFPSNAFIHLPTVAAYVWPAMQFQSFSDVVEQLQRSHSLNPEHLDEADIVINVFQMIQHTIAEWPYLLLQQIMELSSMVDSGYHLVVQTIFQKTSSLTHLQAPEGRQIIQQLLFRERVIQEKTERESVPFVVSDCLDSMAADGPMKQLFPSYQPRQGQLEMLHQVALALNDGQHLIVEAGTGTGKSLAYLIPAAQFAASSDEKVIVATHTIHLQTQLLERDVPLVEQLLQLPVQFAVLKGRNNYVCMRKVATSLNTLGLLSDKNIAAFLMKMLVWLKDTPAGDREELPLSFDGQELWAQIQSEAETCINKKCPWFKYCYYHRAKAAASGADVVITNHSLVLTDLKADHNILPGYDHLIFDEAHHLEDGATKHLGTEIHYYRVMGILNRLHKDGKTGQLPLLKQTFTRVFHTEPERMAAWTNKIDSVMQDCLTLRQATEEMFDLLSQFVASHTGSSDGGRSVLRIRANDRKEESWQPIGLSFDNFQVTLQSLRKHIKGLEAGLEDLESEELEGMIEDAIGLAKEVDRIWEDMTNFYQATDENTVTWIEREDRGHKGIVGIYTAPIDVGPLLDQMLFSKKQSIILTSATFTVNKGFQHAVQRLGLLRSQKEEELQTLTVESPFRYSEQALLCVPTDMPGMTEEPELFIRELCDTLVKLGRISKGRMLVLFTSYKMMHEVYKQSFDAFQQFGIALFAQGINSSNRHHLIQTFKNHEQAVLFGTSSFWEGVDIPGEQLSCLAIVRLPFWPPNHPVIEARTELLKAKGHNAFSEYAVPQAIVRFKQGFGRLVRSTQDVGAVVVFDRRIVDSSYGKRFIQSLPKPRMFQGTRREIYAAVYHWLRP
- a CDS encoding amidohydrolase, giving the protein MKLLIEHAAIVASATAAIIENGYIVTNGSYIEKIGSGEWQDAKDRFDQVIDAGGCVVMPGLINTHGHAAMALLRGYADDLPLQEWLQNKIWPLEDQLTAEDIYVGTQLGILEMLKSGTTCFTDMYFFEEQVALAVEQSGMRAVLSRGLIGFGEKGESAKQEAVEFVGKYEGYANGRIRTMLGPHAPYTCPPEYLRGIAELSKELQVPIQIHLSETRKEVADCLQQYGKTPIQLVKEVGLLDRPVIGAHCVHVTDEDLDIIAACGMAIAHNPNSNLKLGSGIAPLTKMLERGIVVGLGTDGAASNNRLDMFEEMRMAAMIHKGLLENPLAISASTALHLATKGGADALFLGNSLGTLTVGSLADFIIVDFQKPHLQPRHDILAHLVYAAAAGDVRDVIIDGRVVIQNKACLTLDETQIFKQANQIVDRLLQRQ
- the mtnA gene encoding S-methyl-5-thioribose-1-phosphate isomerase, yielding MLQSLKFYGTSIDILDQTKLPQEERWIHCTTAKEVARCIVDMNVRGAPAIGAAAAYGIAIAAQERKHFNAEDFVKSMNEVLDQMSQTRPTAVNLFWAIERMRGILNLPLATEEFVRRLVDEAEAIAREDIVVNRKIGENGETLIPSDARILTHCNTGTLATVEYGTALGVIRSAFAKGKVSQVYADETRPYLQGARLTAFELQAEHIPVTIVTDSMAGYLMQQNMVDLVIVGADRVASNGDTANKIGTYSLAVLANAHRIPFYVAAPMSTIDWSMTTGEAIEIEQRSSEEVLTFGGQRVAPLGVDALHPAFDVTPHRLITAIITENGVIHRPNSEAMKQLVKA